From a single Couchioplanes caeruleus genomic region:
- a CDS encoding Glu/Leu/Phe/Val family dehydrogenase encodes MGVFVSSDGIDAAGHEQVVFCQDRHTGLKAIISIYSTALGPALGGTRFYPYESEDAALTDVLNLSRGMAYKNALAGLDLGGGKAVIWGDPATGKSEALLRAYGRFVESLHGRYYTACDVGTYVPDMDVISRETRYVTGRSLEHGGAGDSSVLTAWGVFQGMRAAAEHTWGSPTLAGRRVGVAGLGKVGKYLVGHLIEDGASVVATDVSPAALEWARTTYPQVDLVSDTPALITSDIDVYAPCALGGALDDDTVPVLRAKIVTGAANNQLAHPGIEKLLEERGILYTPDYVVNAGGVIQVADEIEGFNFERAKLRATKIYDTTGQILRLADDEGVPPAVAADRLAERRMAEVGRLRSIYLG; translated from the coding sequence ATGGGCGTGTTCGTCAGCAGCGACGGCATCGACGCCGCCGGGCACGAGCAGGTCGTCTTCTGCCAGGACCGGCACACCGGCCTGAAGGCGATCATCAGTATCTACTCGACGGCCCTCGGGCCGGCGCTGGGCGGGACCCGGTTCTACCCGTACGAGAGCGAGGACGCGGCGCTCACCGACGTGCTGAACCTCTCGCGCGGCATGGCGTACAAGAACGCCCTCGCGGGGCTCGACCTGGGCGGGGGCAAGGCGGTGATCTGGGGCGATCCGGCCACCGGCAAGTCCGAGGCGTTGCTGCGGGCGTACGGCCGCTTCGTCGAGTCGCTGCACGGCCGCTACTACACCGCCTGCGACGTCGGCACGTACGTCCCGGACATGGACGTCATCTCCCGGGAGACGCGCTACGTGACCGGGCGCAGCCTCGAGCACGGCGGCGCCGGGGACTCCTCCGTACTGACCGCCTGGGGTGTCTTCCAGGGCATGCGCGCCGCGGCCGAGCACACGTGGGGCAGCCCGACGCTGGCCGGCCGCCGGGTGGGCGTCGCTGGCCTCGGCAAGGTCGGCAAGTACCTGGTGGGTCACCTGATCGAGGACGGCGCCTCGGTCGTCGCCACGGACGTCAGCCCGGCCGCGCTGGAGTGGGCGCGCACGACGTATCCCCAGGTCGATCTGGTCTCCGACACCCCGGCGCTGATCACCAGCGACATCGACGTGTACGCCCCCTGCGCGCTGGGCGGGGCGCTCGACGACGACACGGTGCCGGTGCTGCGCGCCAAGATCGTGACCGGTGCCGCCAACAACCAGCTGGCCCACCCCGGGATCGAGAAGCTGCTGGAGGAGCGGGGCATCCTCTACACGCCGGACTACGTGGTCAACGCGGGCGGCGTGATCCAGGTGGCCGACGAGATCGAGGGCTTCAACTTCGAGCGCGCCAAGCTCCGGGCCACGAAGATCTACGACACCACGGGTCAGATCCTGCGCCTCGCCGACGACGAGGGCGTGCCGCCGGCGGTGGCCGCGGACCGCCTCGCCGAGCGGCGCATGGCCGAAGTCGGACGGCTCCGCAGCATCTACCTGGGTTGA
- a CDS encoding DUF3073 domain-containing protein, protein MGRGRAKAKQTKVARELKYHSPNTDLTALQRELAGAGKSDRHFDADDNEFVDDEDDDDLDDEHDAWSPSRR, encoded by the coding sequence ATGGGGCGCGGCCGTGCTAAGGCCAAGCAGACAAAGGTGGCCCGGGAGTTGAAGTACCACTCCCCGAACACCGACCTCACCGCCTTGCAGCGCGAACTGGCGGGTGCTGGTAAGTCCGACCGTCACTTCGACGCCGACGACAACGAGTTCGTCGACGACGAAGACGACGATGATCTGGACGACGAGCACGACGCCTGGTCGCCTTCAAGGCGCTGA
- the amcA gene encoding multiple cyclophane-containing RiPP AmcA — protein sequence MPEITSPRPSDRVETDPVTARVRDTRTGLAALIEEAEEARERRAEAAAGDGSAVCAWNHFENIPTFYNWNNRPR from the coding sequence ATGCCCGAGATCACGAGCCCACGGCCGTCTGACCGCGTGGAGACCGATCCTGTGACAGCGCGGGTGCGCGACACCCGTACGGGCCTGGCCGCCCTGATCGAGGAGGCGGAGGAGGCGCGGGAGCGGCGTGCGGAGGCGGCGGCCGGGGACGGGTCCGCGGTGTGCGCCTGGAACCACTTCGAGAACATCCCGACGTTCTACAACTGGAACAACCGGCCCCGCTGA
- the amcB gene encoding cyclophane-forming radical SAM peptide maturase AmcB yields MRGIATVPTYVVMQPTTLCNLDCSYCYLPLRRVDRRMSVDVARAVAASVGPWARTGRFSVVWHGGEPLAAGREHFADLIAPFAEGVEHHVQTNATLIDDAWCEFFAEHGIRVSVSVDGPETRNGERVTRGNKPAYDRIMRGVEALKRHGIPFSALCVVAKPEPGLATELYAYFLELGCDVLGINVEEMEGVNTRVNRHPERDVTAFWAELVSAWRRDPRIHLREVEWSLRYAAAVLDGTADDVLPRRLDPIPTVAHDGSVVLLSPELAGFSDPRYGDFSSGNVLTTPLAEILAGAAGTPWIGEFLTGVEACRAQCPYFGFCGGAHAANRYFEHGRFDVTTTDHCRNSKIRLLEGVLDHARDHEPTAV; encoded by the coding sequence ATGCGCGGCATCGCCACGGTTCCCACGTACGTCGTCATGCAACCCACCACGCTCTGCAACCTCGACTGTTCCTACTGCTACCTTCCGTTGCGGCGGGTCGACCGGAGGATGTCCGTCGACGTCGCCCGCGCCGTTGCTGCGTCTGTCGGCCCCTGGGCCCGTACCGGAAGATTCTCGGTGGTCTGGCACGGCGGCGAGCCGCTCGCCGCGGGACGGGAGCACTTCGCCGACCTGATCGCGCCCTTCGCCGAAGGCGTCGAGCACCACGTGCAGACCAACGCGACGCTGATCGACGACGCGTGGTGCGAGTTCTTCGCCGAGCACGGGATCCGGGTCAGCGTGAGCGTCGACGGCCCCGAGACGCGCAACGGCGAGCGGGTGACCAGGGGAAACAAGCCGGCGTACGACCGGATCATGCGCGGCGTCGAAGCGCTGAAACGGCACGGCATCCCGTTCTCCGCGCTGTGCGTGGTGGCGAAGCCCGAGCCGGGGCTGGCCACCGAGCTGTACGCCTACTTCCTCGAGCTGGGCTGTGACGTCCTCGGCATCAACGTCGAGGAGATGGAAGGCGTGAACACCCGGGTCAACCGGCATCCCGAGCGCGACGTGACCGCGTTCTGGGCCGAGCTGGTCAGCGCCTGGCGCCGGGACCCCCGGATCCACCTGCGCGAGGTCGAATGGTCGCTGCGCTACGCGGCGGCGGTGCTCGACGGTACGGCGGACGACGTCCTGCCCCGGCGCCTCGACCCCATCCCGACGGTGGCGCACGACGGCAGCGTGGTCCTGCTCTCGCCCGAGCTGGCCGGCTTCTCCGACCCCCGGTACGGCGACTTCAGCAGCGGCAACGTGCTGACCACCCCGCTGGCGGAGATCCTCGCGGGCGCCGCCGGCACACCCTGGATCGGCGAGTTCCTGACCGGCGTCGAAGCGTGCCGCGCGCAGTGCCCGTACTTCGGCTTCTGCGGCGGCGCGCACGCGGCCAACCGCTACTTCGAGCACGGCCGGTTCGACGTGACGACGACGGACCACTGCCGCAACAGCAAGATTCGCCTACTGGAGGGAGTGCTGGACCATGCCCGAGATCACGAGCCCACGGCCGTCTGA
- the purM gene encoding phosphoribosylformylglycinamidine cyclo-ligase — protein sequence MTHVSERSSAGSNGAEGADRQPWSAGAGRSGRKRTVTYADAGVSIHAGERAVELLKSKVKKTTRPEVMGDLGGFAGLFKLNTQKYKSPILASSTDGVGTKLVIAQQLDIHDTIGIDLVAMVVDDLVACGAEPLFLLDYIACGEVVPDKVAEIGAGIADGCRYAGCALLGGETAEHPGVLRPDEYDVSATGVGVVEESEILGAHKVEIGDAVIAMRSSGLHSNGYSLVRHVLLGAGRMRLDTVVDDFGKQRTLGEELLTPTKIYAKDCLGLIEETDVRAFSHVTGGGIPGNLVRILPEHVDAVVDRSSWRPQPIFDLIQAKGRIEDTEMEATFNMGVGMFAIVSSDDADRAMAYLTGRGVEAWQVGEVIEGTGQVQMVGQYTRG from the coding sequence GTGACCCACGTGTCCGAGCGCAGCAGTGCCGGATCGAACGGCGCCGAGGGTGCCGACCGCCAGCCGTGGTCGGCCGGGGCCGGCCGCAGCGGCCGCAAGCGCACGGTGACGTACGCGGACGCCGGCGTCTCGATCCACGCCGGCGAGCGCGCGGTCGAGCTGCTCAAGTCCAAGGTCAAGAAGACCACGCGGCCGGAGGTCATGGGCGACCTGGGCGGCTTCGCGGGCCTGTTCAAGCTCAACACGCAGAAGTACAAGAGCCCGATCCTCGCCTCGTCGACCGACGGCGTGGGCACCAAGCTCGTCATCGCGCAGCAGCTCGACATCCACGACACGATCGGCATCGACCTGGTCGCGATGGTGGTCGACGACCTGGTCGCCTGCGGCGCCGAGCCGCTGTTCCTGCTCGACTACATCGCCTGCGGCGAGGTCGTGCCGGACAAGGTCGCCGAGATCGGCGCCGGCATCGCGGACGGCTGCCGGTACGCCGGCTGCGCGCTGCTGGGCGGCGAGACGGCCGAGCACCCGGGCGTGCTGCGCCCCGACGAGTACGACGTCTCCGCGACCGGTGTCGGCGTGGTCGAGGAGAGCGAGATCCTCGGCGCCCACAAGGTCGAGATCGGCGACGCGGTCATCGCGATGCGCTCCTCGGGCCTGCACTCCAACGGCTACTCGCTCGTGCGCCACGTGCTGCTCGGCGCGGGCCGGATGCGGCTCGACACGGTCGTGGACGACTTCGGTAAGCAGCGCACCCTCGGCGAGGAGCTGCTCACCCCGACCAAGATCTACGCCAAGGACTGCCTCGGCCTCATCGAGGAGACCGACGTACGCGCGTTCTCGCACGTCACGGGCGGTGGCATCCCGGGCAACCTGGTCCGCATCCTCCCCGAGCACGTGGACGCCGTGGTGGACCGCTCGTCCTGGCGCCCGCAGCCGATCTTCGACCTGATCCAGGCGAAGGGCCGCATCGAGGACACCGAGATGGAAGCCACGTTCAACATGGGCGTCGGCATGTTCGCGATCGTCTCCTCGGACGACGCGGACCGCGCGATGGCGTACCTCACCGGCCGCGGCGTCGAGGCGTGGCAGGTGGGCGAGGTCATCGAGGGCACCGGCCAGGTGCAGATGGTCGGCCAGTACACCCGCGGCTGA
- the purF gene encoding amidophosphoribosyltransferase, translating into MPRGDGRLTDDLDPQDRGPQDACGVFGVWAPEEEVAKLTYFGLYALQHRGQEAAGIAVSDGSGVVVYKDLGLVSQVFDEPTLASLRGHLAIGHTRYSTTGGSNWENAQPTIRATTAGTTIALAHNGNLVNTAELAKEVADRGLEADAATNDTSLVTTLLAGRPDLSVEAAAMEVLPRLRGAFSFVFMDESTLYAARDAQGVRPLVLGRMERGWAVASETAALDIVGASFVREVEPGEILAIDEHGLRSSRFAVPEPKGCLFEYVYLARPDTTIAGRNIYSARVEVGRKLAKEHPVEADLVIGVPESGIPAAIGYAEESGIPYSAGFMKNAYVGRTFIQPSQTIRQLGIRLKLNPLREVVRGKRIVVIDDSIVRGNTQRAQIRMLREAGALEVHVRISSPPVKWPCFYGIDFATRAELIANGLEIDGIRRSIGADSLGYVSLDGLVQATEQPKTRLCMACFDGQYPIELPAGHLIGKHLLESVGKRAAMPDASAEAATAAVAGLEDEYEDEQYAEGERERSQPLVGSPGGVDALHRP; encoded by the coding sequence GTGCCCCGAGGCGACGGCCGGTTGACCGACGATCTCGACCCCCAGGACCGCGGACCCCAGGATGCCTGCGGCGTCTTCGGCGTCTGGGCTCCCGAGGAAGAGGTTGCGAAACTCACCTATTTCGGCCTCTACGCACTGCAGCACCGCGGCCAGGAGGCCGCCGGCATCGCTGTCAGTGACGGCTCGGGAGTGGTGGTCTACAAGGATCTCGGCCTGGTGTCCCAGGTCTTCGACGAGCCGACGCTGGCCAGCCTGCGCGGTCACCTCGCCATCGGTCACACCCGTTACTCCACCACCGGCGGTTCCAACTGGGAGAACGCCCAGCCGACGATCCGGGCCACCACGGCCGGCACGACGATCGCCCTGGCGCACAACGGCAACCTGGTCAACACGGCCGAGCTGGCCAAGGAGGTCGCCGACCGCGGCCTCGAGGCCGACGCCGCCACCAACGACACCTCGCTCGTGACGACGCTGCTCGCCGGCCGCCCGGACCTCTCGGTCGAGGCCGCGGCCATGGAGGTGCTCCCGCGCCTGCGCGGCGCGTTCAGCTTCGTCTTCATGGACGAGAGCACGCTGTACGCCGCCCGCGACGCCCAAGGGGTACGCCCGCTGGTGCTCGGCCGGATGGAGCGCGGCTGGGCCGTGGCGAGCGAGACGGCCGCCCTCGACATCGTCGGCGCCAGCTTCGTCCGCGAGGTGGAGCCCGGCGAGATCCTCGCGATCGACGAGCACGGCCTGCGCTCGAGCCGGTTCGCGGTGCCGGAGCCCAAGGGCTGCCTCTTCGAGTACGTGTACCTTGCCCGCCCGGACACCACGATCGCCGGGCGCAACATCTACTCCGCCCGCGTCGAGGTCGGCCGCAAGCTGGCCAAGGAGCACCCCGTCGAGGCGGACCTGGTCATCGGCGTCCCGGAGTCGGGCATCCCGGCCGCGATCGGGTATGCGGAGGAGTCCGGTATCCCGTACAGCGCGGGCTTCATGAAGAACGCGTACGTGGGCCGCACCTTCATCCAGCCCTCGCAGACGATCCGTCAGCTCGGCATCCGGCTGAAGCTCAACCCGTTGCGCGAGGTCGTCCGGGGCAAGCGGATCGTGGTGATCGACGACTCGATCGTGCGCGGCAACACCCAGCGTGCCCAGATCCGCATGCTCCGTGAGGCGGGCGCGCTCGAGGTGCACGTACGCATCTCGTCGCCCCCGGTGAAGTGGCCCTGCTTCTACGGCATCGACTTCGCGACCCGTGCCGAGCTGATCGCCAACGGCCTCGAGATCGACGGCATCCGGCGCTCGATCGGCGCCGACAGCCTCGGCTACGTTTCGCTGGACGGCCTGGTCCAGGCGACCGAGCAGCCGAAGACACGGCTCTGCATGGCCTGCTTCGATGGGCAGTATCCGATCGAGCTCCCGGCCGGTCACCTGATCGGCAAGCACCTCCTCGAGAGCGTCGGCAAGCGCGCTGCGATGCCGGACGCCTCGGCGGAGGCCGCGACCGCCGCGGTGGCGGGGCTCGAGGACGAGTACGAGGATGAGCAGTACGCCGAGGGCGAGCGCGAACGGTCGCAACCGCTGGTCGGCAGCCCGGGTGGGGTCGACGCCCTGCACCGCCCTTAG
- a CDS encoding sterol carrier family protein, which produces MSPAHNKSESVRDALDALDGGAEPERSVLRDAVRALLAELARTAPGRSVEVRIPPFGAIQCVAGPRHTRGTPPNVVETDPMTWLLVATGRLSWAEAVDSGRVRASGIRTDLTPYLPVHPS; this is translated from the coding sequence GTGTCTCCTGCGCACAATAAATCCGAGTCGGTGAGGGACGCGCTGGACGCGCTGGACGGCGGTGCCGAACCGGAGCGTTCCGTGCTTCGTGACGCTGTGCGAGCACTGCTGGCGGAGCTCGCGCGGACCGCGCCCGGCCGATCGGTGGAGGTCCGTATTCCACCTTTCGGTGCGATTCAGTGTGTCGCCGGTCCGCGGCACACCCGCGGCACACCGCCCAATGTGGTCGAGACCGATCCGATGACCTGGCTGCTCGTCGCAACGGGCCGGTTGAGCTGGGCCGAAGCGGTGGATTCGGGGCGCGTACGGGCCAGTGGAATACGCACTGATCTCACTCCGTACCTCCCTGTGCACCCGAGCTGA
- a CDS encoding carboxypeptidase-like regulatory domain-containing protein, translated as MVQAGAFLALVVGIIAVAPTAASAAPPTVTINSLSSGDIPSGGKTTLTYTIANRVPPTPDAAETVTVVINAPGMTCDRCNFDDTIKPGQSKQFTATLTAGNVDAGQKRDISVQISATIGEAPAGGTGSANRTITVRGADKPKTVREVSGRVRDQDGNPVAGAAVGLQDSAGRAHNTTSGNDGRYSIPGSEGDPIAVGRIVVGATKQGYNTTTATVQGSADKSINVPLTIKLLAAPTSATPSVSATPSATPTEDVTDEATEAATEEDTAAAALDQKKTSGEDDGNGSLLFIILGGLLVAAGIGAIVLVLMRRKNGDPDDPDGGGPGGGVPPGRGFGAADETRVAAPMGGRASDATMIAPRSGAPSIADAPTMIHRTPVVDPVDEFPDPYGAPLPQNGAYNAPGGYGATAAAGAAGAAGAYGAATQYGGAPVPAQSAGYGDDDGYGGGYDDPNGYGAQGGGYTPNGGPQRYDEPTGMYRPDPNGFEEPAGYGEPGYDNGYGQGGGRPGADDYADPGRGGAYQAGGYQGGGYGQDGEDQGGYGSWDDAGGMDSGNAYGPPAGGGAYGGGAGGGGTYGGGGTYGGGAPGGGAPGGGTYGGGAAGGAYGGGAYGADQDGAYGEDYDQRGGGAYGGGGAAYGGGAQPGGGTYGGTYGGGAAGGGAGGGTYGGEQGRRGAPRQQPDGPQQPGPRRPIDWMDD; from the coding sequence ATGGTCCAGGCCGGTGCGTTCCTGGCGCTGGTCGTCGGCATCATCGCCGTGGCGCCCACGGCTGCATCGGCGGCGCCCCCGACGGTCACCATCAACAGCCTGTCGTCAGGCGACATCCCGTCCGGTGGCAAGACCACCCTGACGTACACCATCGCCAACCGGGTCCCGCCGACGCCGGACGCCGCGGAGACGGTCACCGTCGTGATCAACGCACCGGGCATGACCTGCGACCGGTGCAACTTCGACGACACGATCAAGCCCGGACAGAGCAAGCAGTTCACCGCGACGCTGACCGCGGGCAATGTCGACGCTGGACAGAAGCGCGACATCAGCGTCCAGATCAGCGCGACGATCGGTGAGGCGCCCGCCGGCGGCACCGGCAGCGCCAACCGGACGATCACGGTCCGCGGCGCCGACAAGCCCAAGACCGTCCGTGAGGTCAGCGGCCGGGTCCGGGACCAGGACGGCAACCCGGTGGCCGGCGCGGCGGTCGGCCTGCAGGACAGCGCCGGCCGCGCGCACAACACCACCTCGGGCAACGACGGCCGCTACTCGATCCCCGGCTCGGAGGGCGACCCGATCGCGGTGGGCCGGATCGTCGTGGGCGCCACCAAGCAGGGCTACAACACGACCACGGCCACCGTTCAGGGCAGCGCCGACAAGTCGATCAACGTCCCGCTGACCATCAAGCTGCTGGCCGCACCGACCTCGGCGACCCCGTCGGTCTCCGCCACACCCAGCGCGACCCCGACCGAGGACGTCACCGACGAGGCGACGGAAGCCGCCACGGAGGAAGACACCGCGGCCGCGGCCCTCGACCAGAAGAAGACGTCCGGCGAGGACGACGGCAACGGCTCGCTGCTGTTCATCATCCTCGGCGGCCTGCTGGTCGCTGCGGGCATCGGCGCGATCGTGCTGGTCCTCATGCGCCGCAAGAACGGCGACCCGGACGATCCGGACGGCGGCGGCCCCGGCGGCGGCGTACCGCCCGGCAGGGGCTTCGGCGCGGCGGACGAGACCCGGGTGGCGGCACCCATGGGCGGCCGGGCGAGCGACGCGACGATGATCGCGCCCCGCTCCGGCGCACCGTCCATCGCGGACGCCCCGACGATGATCCACCGCACTCCGGTGGTCGACCCGGTCGACGAGTTCCCGGACCCGTACGGAGCGCCACTTCCCCAGAACGGCGCGTACAACGCACCGGGTGGCTACGGCGCGACGGCCGCCGCGGGCGCGGCCGGCGCGGCAGGCGCCTACGGAGCGGCGACGCAGTACGGCGGCGCGCCGGTGCCGGCCCAGAGCGCCGGCTACGGCGACGACGACGGATACGGCGGCGGATACGACGACCCCAACGGGTACGGCGCCCAGGGCGGCGGCTACACCCCGAACGGCGGCCCGCAGCGCTACGACGAGCCCACCGGCATGTACCGCCCCGACCCGAACGGCTTCGAGGAGCCGGCCGGCTACGGCGAGCCCGGCTACGACAACGGCTACGGCCAGGGCGGCGGCCGGCCCGGCGCCGACGACTACGCCGACCCCGGCCGGGGTGGCGCGTACCAGGCCGGTGGCTACCAGGGCGGCGGCTACGGGCAGGACGGCGAGGACCAGGGCGGCTACGGCTCCTGGGACGACGCGGGCGGCATGGACAGCGGCAACGCGTACGGCCCTCCGGCCGGCGGCGGCGCGTACGGCGGCGGCGCCGGGGGTGGTGGCACCTATGGGGGTGGCGGCACCTACGGCGGCGGTGCTCCGGGCGGCGGTGCTCCGGGCGGCGGCACCTACGGCGGTGGCGCTGCGGGCGGCGCATACGGTGGCGGCGCGTACGGGGCCGACCAGGACGGCGCCTACGGCGAGGACTACGACCAGCGTGGCGGCGGCGCGTACGGCGGCGGCGGCGCGGCCTACGGCGGCGGGGCTCAGCCCGGCGGCGGCACGTACGGCGGAACCTACGGCGGCGGGGCTGCCGGAGGTGGCGCCGGCGGCGGCACGTACGGGGGCGAGCAGGGGCGGCGCGGGGCGCCACGACAGCAGCCGGACGGCCCGCAGCAGCCTGGCCCGCGGCGGCCCATCGACTGGATGGACGACTGA